TGACCTTTGCTGTGTGCAGTATGCCTTCCTGGTGACCTCCGTGGTGCAGTTCGCTGGTGGGGTGGTGGTGTTCTTCGGCCTCCTCACTTCCCCCAAAGAAGTTGGTGAGGAGTTTGCTTTGGAACGAGGAGCGGCCGTTGCGTGGATTCCGGTGCAGACGCCGGCTCCGTCCTGTGTAACGAATACGTCCCGATGTTCGGTGAATGTTTGCGTTTCAGGTTTGAGCCTGGAGTCGGAGACGGGACTCAGCCCGGTGGAGACGGACACCGACAGCCGCAAGCCTCTGATGagtgacgaggaggaggaggaggagggggaggagagggggagggagagggtggaggaggaggaagcagaggaggaggaggatgacgagGTGGAGTCgtgtgagaggagagagcagcccggtcagcagcagcaggatgaaccTGAGGCCCAGTCTCCACGAGCCATCAGCTTCTGTCAGGCTTTCTGCCTGCCGGGAGTCCTGCCTGTGAGTCTCAACGACAAATGATCAGTTTTCTCCTCGTTTCTTCAGAGATATCGAATCCTGACACCGTCCTCTCTTGGCTTTGTGCAGTACTCCCTGGCTTATGCCTGCCTGAAACTGGTCAATTactccttcttcttctggctCCCGTTTTACCTGAGCAACAACTACAAGTGGAAGGAAGCGGAAGCCGACAGACTGTCCGTGTGGTACGATGTTGGAGGGATCATCGGTGAGCGGCAGGATGTTTTTCACCCCAAACGTTTTTGTGCTTTCTTACCTTTGTAGATTTCATCCTTGATTTGTCCCcattgtgtgttgtttgttccCGTCAGGAGGAACAGTCCAGGGCCTGGTGTCGGACTTCATGGGGAAGCGGGCCCCCGTCCTGGCCTTCAGCCTGGTGCTGGCTATGGGAGCTCTGGTGGGATACAGCCGTGAGTTCAGACCTTATATGTTCCCTTACAGCAGATATCAGCTGAGATGAGTCGAACCAAACTGGGGATTTCATCCGTCAGGATCACCGGACGATCAGGTGATCAACGCCGTGCTCTTGGCCACCACCGGCTTTTTCATCGGCGGCCCCTCCAACATGATCAGCTCGGCCATATCGGCTGACCTGGGGCGCCAGGAGGCCCTGAGGGGCAGCCAGGAGGCTCTGGCCACCGTCACCGGCATCGTGGACGGAACGGGAAGCATCGGAGCGGCCGGAGGACAGGTAAGCTCCAGAAACGCCCACGACGATCGAGCTGCCAATCCAACCTAACCGGCGCTCTGATCTCCGCCGCCGTGCAGTACCTGGTGTCTCTGATCGAGAGCAAGCTGGGCTGGATGAGCGTGTTTTACTTCTTCATCGTCATGGTGAGCTGTTCGATTAAGAGCTGTTAAAAATAAGACTGCGGTGTAAAGCAAAGCCTGTCAGACCGCCGCCGATTCTCTTcacctgtgtctctctgtctctctctctctctctctctctctctgtggcagACCGGCGGCAGCGTGGCGTTCATCTCCCCGCTGCTCTTCAAAGAGCTGCGCGCCATGTGGAGGGAGCGGCGAGCCCTGCGGCGCCAGCTCtgagccggccggccggcgaTGGTGCAGCAGGTCTGCTCAGATTCACCTGCTCAGGTGATTTTTAGCGGTGTAGAAAAGACGCGGGATGCAGCTGATCTGCGATCCTTCTCCTGTAAATAGTTTCAGATGTTGGGTAGAAGTGCCtgacttgacaaaaaaaagaaaatatatagaGTTTGTGAATCACAGAATGTACCACTGTATATATTTTAGGCTTTTAAAGGATGTGAATACTTCACTTTTTACATGTGGATGTTTTTGAGTTTTTAAGGTCAAACTCGTTTGGATCACGCTCCTGGAAACTGTTTCCGGAGCCGAAACGCTTAAAACTGTGATTGTATTCTTGAAAATCAGCAGCTGTGGATATTTATCATGTCTTTATGTAAGAAGTGTTGCACTGTCGGGTTCTCACGGGGAGTGCGGTGAATCGCTCTCATGGGTCGGGGACTTTTCACTTCACTGCcgtttcatgtgttttgtacacacttaaaaaaaaataaaatgaaaaattgtaTTCGGGTTCAGGGGCTGCGCTCTGAAGCCCTCACGAGCTTGGGAAAGGTCACTCGATTGTGCACATACTCGTCATTCCACTTTTCTGCCAGGATGTTTACAGCCGAAGTCTTTGACAGCTTAAATCTACACACAGCGGCAGAAACGCGCGATGAAAAGTCTGCTTCTGTGGTTCTGCCAACATTTTAGTTTACAGCAGTTTCTTATCTTTATCTGCCTTCTGACGATGGCGAAGAGGTGTACTGTAAATCCTCATGGATTTATTAGGTTTTAAATGCCACTGAAGTGTAAGTGTGGGTCTTTTTAGGCCGTCCGGTGACATGAACAAGGTGGACGAATGACCACAAAACAGTTCTGGATTCATTTCCTGACGCgttgcttatttaaaaaaaaaaagaagaaaacgaTTGTATTAGTTTTAGTTTACATTATGCATGTATTATGGTGTAAAATAGAAAAGCTTTATCGTTTCCTGTCACCGGTCATTGGTTTGAGATGAGGTCAGATTTCGGACTTTGATCGTCCTTCGCCTCCGAATCTGATCGAATGTAAACTGAAACATGTAGAATGTGCAAACTCAGTCTGTGGAgcatttttaactttattttatttctatttatgtCTTCATTTTAGCCAgtgtaaatgcatttttttctttatttttgaataAATTCAGATTGCATTTACGTTGctgttctttctctctgccaTGGGAAAAGCCCTTGTCGACTTattgccaccagggggcgctgcaaTGCAGTATTCCACTTTACCTCCAGCcttttgtttgttaaaacttaAAACCACAACGCAGAAAAACTTCAGACCACACATTTGTTGCTTATATCAATATATcatcaggtcttttttttttttttattaattcgAGCACTCGATGTGACAATATGTAAGGCAACAGTGCACCAGCAACCCAGCAATGGAATCTCTTGACATTTTCTATGCAAATAatgctgaaacaaaaatgatatGGATCAGACCTCGTACACTCACACATCTAACATGGTGCAAGGGTACATAAACCAGTATTaaattatgataaaaaaaattaccacATGATATACAAATATACATTCATGCATatacaaagttgaaaaaagtccACCTTGATACAGCCGCGGCAGATGAATTAAGAAGGGAAACTCCAGCGTGAGCTGGAGATTTTCCTGACTTTTTCTGTTCCTCAAGATTCGAGGAAAGTTTGACAAAAGCTACACACAAGCTGAAGGAAACCAAGAAATAAATGAGAAACcctgtgcacaaaaaaaaaaaaaggttgaatgatccttgatttgtagttttttttgttttgttttttaagatttccttaaaaaaatagGTATTTGTCAACAATGTTTGAAGTAGTGCAAAGATATTTCAGATATAATACAATTAGTTGTTGCAAAAACCAGGGAGTAAAAAATTATTTCCCTTCatagacaaaaaagaaaataagttaATATAGACTTTGAGAAGATAGATGCATACAGTCtcttacacacaaacactgatagCTGACAAACAGACACAAGCAGTCTCGACAAATTGTGTGCCATTTTTACATCTGTGGAGagttgtgaggaaaaaaaaaaaccccaacgtGATGACAAACAACTCCTGATTTTTCACACAGCCCGAGGCGGCCGCTTCATAAAagagggacggagagagagagagagagacgtttaAGGGGGCAGACAAAAGCCCGTCTGAATCACAGACCACTTGTCtggccagaaaaaaaccctttgatCCAGACGCTCCATCGTGAAGCTTCTCTGGTAAAACTCTGCCctcccgcccccccacccccctcctcctcgcccccccacccccctcctcctcgcccccAGACTCTTATTTCTGTCTATTCTGGGAAAGCTGTTGAAGCACAGTGAGGCCACAGGAGCCTGGGAGGGACGACAAAGGGCCGGCTCTCCCTCCCCTGGCGGGACCGGAGTTTCCTCCGAGCGGCGCAGGGCCCCCGCTCCGACACACTGACTCTTTTACCTGATGTGAAACTCGACACGAGACAAATAACCTCAACAGCTTCTACCACAACACAGCGATCACTCCCCGCCTCCCTCCAATGTGTCTCTCGGTCTCTCTTTTATGTAAACAACCTTTTTCTGTTTCAATCTGATCATGAAATGAGGTAGTAAGACTGAACAAATCCATGTTATGGCTTTTCATCCACTGACAGTTGATTGTAAATCATGATCTAAAGATGTGCTGCAGATAAATCATGAAGTTACTGAACATTTACTAACTTACTGAGTCTTGCAATGCAGGTTTTCACCACAAGGTGGCGCGTTG
The sequence above is drawn from the Salarias fasciatus chromosome 17, fSalaFa1.1, whole genome shotgun sequence genome and encodes:
- the LOC115404436 gene encoding sugar phosphate exchanger 3-like, with translation MPPSCCGCLSQYTHHHLVVFLLTFFSYVLLHASRKTFSNVKVSISAQWTPSLQNESAAAFSPSETWEDNRLFADEKQATLFLGALDSIFLFSYAVGLYLSGVIGDRFNLRYVLCVGLCGSAAVEFVFGTLTEWLQLYNVYLYCVLWVLNGLLQSAVWPCVVAVMGNWFGKTGRGFVFGLWSACASVGNILGAFLASSVLKYGYEYAFLVTSVVQFAGGVVVFFGLLTSPKEVGLSLESETGLSPVETDTDSRKPLMSDEEEEEEGEERGRERVEEEEAEEEEDDEVESCERREQPGQQQQDEPEAQSPRAISFCQAFCLPGVLPYSLAYACLKLVNYSFFFWLPFYLSNNYKWKEAEADRLSVWYDVGGIIGGTVQGLVSDFMGKRAPVLAFSLVLAMGALVGYSRSPDDQVINAVLLATTGFFIGGPSNMISSAISADLGRQEALRGSQEALATVTGIVDGTGSIGAAGGQYLVSLIESKLGWMSVFYFFIVMTGGSVAFISPLLFKELRAMWRERRALRRQL